The following coding sequences are from one Triticum dicoccoides isolate Atlit2015 ecotype Zavitan chromosome 4A, WEW_v2.0, whole genome shotgun sequence window:
- the LOC119286421 gene encoding F-box/LRR-repeat protein 4-like, producing the protein GVAAVSPLATAPISPRRGGGGRRAGSGGGACGDVDAALCDDLLQEVFRLLPPAAGPAVSLVSRRWVALLRASTSRLTLRLPPAFTGASAPAAAGPLADLLSRYPYLSALAVVSASSAAAHDADAVLLAVSASPSATRLTALRFSVGSPVSPAALREVSVTLSGLTSLHLTAVSPLSFRWLACLPCLKSFAFVNSAVAAVDSAGSSSDEDSGGEGDAVGALPLERLSLCGIRSGDHGLRWLWQRCGSLQWLQLRACDGIGDGPSSAAFSGCLAGLLELELRACRTVADRVLLIAADRCCALKSLLVYDGGSREALLQFIRRRSAALHTLDLRLPLDLHNDHLLAIGAEQGYDTRGSLAVLRLQSCVLVTGDGLRSLARTAIGAGIKDVALVSCDVVEREPGLLTFLSQSMRHLRRLDLSYNETLKDKEIGAMLSSCRNLIDIRFRGCRGITGESLVSLLRHCGQTVEVVDISRCPAIKVASVELFAQRATRLNHLVIEVSSVSEELKAIARTKGMKVGPLPCEGSF; encoded by the coding sequence GGCGTGGCCGCGGTCTCCCCCCTGGCTACGGCGCCAATAAgcccccgacgcggcggcggaggcCGCCGCGCCGGCAGCGGTGGCGGGGCATGCGGCGACGTGGACGCCGCGCTCTGCGACGACCTGCTGCAGGAGGTGTTCCGCCTGCTCCCGCCCGCCGCGGGCCCGGCCGTCTCCCTCGTCTCCCGCCGCTGGGTCGCGCTCCTCCGAGCCTCCACGTCCCGCCTCACCCTCCGCCTGCCGCCGGCCTTCACCGGAGCATCGGCCCCCGCGGCTGCGGGTCCTCTGGCTGACCTGCTCTCGCGCTACCCGTATCTATCCGCGCTGGCCGTCGTCTCCGCTTCATCAGCCGCCGCTCACGACGCCGACGCGGTCCTGCTCGCGGTGTCCGCCTCGCCGTCGGCCACCAGGCTCACAGCGCTGCGGTTCTCGGTCGGTTCGCCCGTCTCGCCCGCTGCGCTGCGGGAGGTCTCCGTCACCCTCTCCGGCCTCACCTCGCTCCACCTCACCGCCGTCAGCCCCCTGTCGTTCCGTTGGCTCGCGTGCTTGCCCTGCCTAAAATCCTTCGCCTTTGTCAACTCCGCCGTTGCTGCCGTTGACTCGGCCGGTTccagctccgatgaagactccggcGGCGAGGGCGACGCCGTAGGGGCGTTGCCTCTGGAGAGGCTGTCGCTGTGCGGTATCCGCTCCGGCGACCACGGGCTCAGGTGGCTATGGCAGCGCTGTGGGAGCCTACAGTGGCTGCAGCTGCGCGCTTGCGACGGCATCGGAGATGGCCCCTCGTCGGCTGCCTTCTCAGGATGCCTCGCCGGCCTGCTCGAGCTTGAGCTCCGCGCTTGCCGAACCGTCGCCGACCGCGTCCTCCTCATCGCCGCTGACCGGTGCTGTGCTCTCAAGTCTCTACTTGTGTATGACGGCGGCAGCAGGGAGGCCCTCCTCCAGTTCATCCGTCGGCGCAGCGCCGCACTGCACACCTTGGACCTCCGCCTGCCTCTCGACCTGCACAACGACCACCTCCTTGCAATCGGCGCAGAGCAAGGCTACGACACCCGGGGCAGTCTTGCCGTGCTTCGCCTTCAAAGCTGTGTCCTCGTCACGGGGGACGGGCTTCGTTCTCTCGCGCGCACGGCCATTGGGGCGGGCATCAAAGATGTCGCCCTGGTGAGCTGCGACGTAGTTGAACGGGAGCCTGGGCTGCTCACGTTCCTCAGCCAGAGCATGCGCCACCTCCGCCGGCTTGATCTGTCTTACAACGAGACCCTGAAGGACAAGGAGATTGGAGCCATGCTATCGTCTTGCCGGAATCTGATTGACATCAGGTTTAGGGGTTGCCGCGGCATTACCGGAGAATCGCTGGTCTCGTTGCTTAGGCACTGTGGGCAGACAGTGGAGGTCGTGGACATCTCCCGCTGCCCTGCCATTAAAGTGGCCAGTGTCGAACTCTTTGCACAGCGAGCCACCCGTTTGAATCATTTGGTCATCGAGGTGAGCTCTGTGTCGGAGGAACTGAAGGCGATTGCACGGACCAAAGGCATGAAGGTTGGCCCATTGCCTTGTGAAGGATCATTCTGA